In the genome of Halobacterium noricense, one region contains:
- a CDS encoding ABC transporter permease — protein MVAVLAGLVPLADVLSVFVHAAAGPLFVEFPFESQYVTSIIYVSLYVSLSAVALSTLFSVPVALVVGFTDFPGERLVKAAINTGMGFPSVVVGLVVLFAVSNQGPLGELELVFTKEAMILSQFVLATPPITGIALAAVTGVQADVRDAAFALGGTRVDVALAVVKEARYGIATAVLAGFGRAISEVGSVLIVGGNIAGSDGVSKTRTLTTAVQLEARQGRYETALVLGAVLLVLVLAVNAVVVRFGDGGQMR, from the coding sequence ATGGTCGCGGTGCTGGCTGGACTCGTGCCGCTGGCTGACGTCCTCTCCGTGTTCGTGCACGCGGCCGCCGGGCCGCTGTTCGTGGAGTTCCCGTTCGAATCCCAGTACGTCACCAGCATCATCTACGTCTCGCTGTACGTCAGCCTCTCCGCAGTCGCGCTCAGCACTTTGTTCAGCGTCCCCGTCGCGCTCGTCGTCGGCTTCACCGACTTCCCCGGCGAGCGCCTCGTCAAGGCAGCCATCAACACCGGCATGGGGTTCCCGAGCGTTGTCGTCGGCCTAGTCGTGCTGTTCGCGGTCTCGAACCAGGGGCCGCTCGGCGAACTCGAACTCGTGTTCACCAAGGAAGCGATGATTCTGTCGCAGTTCGTGCTCGCCACGCCGCCCATCACGGGCATCGCGCTCGCCGCCGTCACGGGCGTCCAGGCGGACGTCCGGGACGCCGCGTTCGCGCTCGGCGGCACGCGCGTCGACGTCGCACTCGCGGTCGTGAAGGAAGCCCGCTACGGCATCGCCACCGCCGTGCTCGCGGGGTTCGGGCGCGCCATCAGCGAGGTCGGGTCGGTGCTCATCGTCGGCGGGAACATCGCCGGCTCGGACGGCGTCTCGAAGACGCGCACGCTCACGACCGCCGTCCAACTGGAAGCCCGGCAGGGCCGCTACGAGACCGCGCTCGTGCTCGGCGCGGTGTTGCTCGTGCTCGTGCTCGCCGTGAACGCCGTCGTCGTCCGCTTCGGTGACGGAGGGCAGATGCGATGA
- a CDS encoding substrate-binding domain-containing protein yields the protein MPIQRRKFLATVGTAATVGLAGCSSVLGSDEGGAGVVGETLTLTTTTSTYDTGLLDALNAPFEDMYGVTVDSVAQGTGAALETARNGNSDVIMVHARSLEDEFMRQGHGVNRRDLMFNDFVIVGPSEDPAGIEGMSSATEAFATIAESEAQFVSRGDNSGTHTKELSIWSAAGVEPGGDWYQETGQGMGAVLNIANEQGGYTLADRGTYLSQQSEIDLTILVQGPIEGGPELLANPYGVLAANPARHEDANYDLAMAYIGYITSPQGQQVIADYTANGEQLFFPRALSEDPNFQQYVPDGWSADESNE from the coding sequence ATGCCAATACAACGACGGAAGTTCCTCGCGACAGTGGGCACAGCGGCGACAGTCGGCCTCGCGGGCTGTTCGAGCGTGCTCGGCAGCGACGAAGGCGGCGCGGGCGTCGTCGGCGAGACGCTCACGCTCACCACGACCACGAGCACGTACGACACCGGCTTGCTGGACGCGCTGAACGCGCCCTTCGAGGACATGTACGGCGTCACCGTCGACTCCGTCGCGCAGGGGACGGGGGCGGCGCTGGAGACCGCGCGCAACGGCAACTCCGACGTCATCATGGTCCACGCGCGCTCGCTCGAAGACGAGTTCATGCGGCAGGGCCACGGCGTCAACCGCCGCGACCTGATGTTCAACGACTTCGTCATCGTCGGCCCGTCCGAGGACCCCGCCGGCATCGAGGGTATGAGTTCCGCGACCGAGGCGTTCGCCACCATCGCCGAATCCGAAGCCCAGTTCGTCTCCCGCGGGGACAACTCCGGGACGCACACGAAAGAGCTCTCAATCTGGTCGGCGGCGGGCGTCGAGCCCGGCGGCGACTGGTATCAGGAGACCGGCCAGGGGATGGGCGCGGTGCTCAACATCGCCAACGAGCAGGGCGGCTACACGCTCGCTGACCGCGGCACCTACCTCTCCCAGCAGTCCGAAATCGACCTCACGATTCTCGTCCAGGGTCCCATCGAGGGCGGCCCGGAACTGCTCGCGAACCCCTACGGCGTGCTCGCCGCCAACCCCGCGCGCCACGAGGACGCCAACTACGACCTCGCGATGGCGTACATCGGCTACATCACGAGCCCGCAGGGCCAGCAAGTCATCGCGGACTACACCGCGAACGGCGAACAGCTGTTCTTCCCGCGCGCGCTCTCCGAGGACCCGAACTTCCAGCAGTACGTCCCCGACGGCTGGAGCGCTGACGAGTCGAACGAGTGA
- a CDS encoding homoserine kinase, which translates to MVTVRAPATSANLGSGFDVFGVALDRPADVVHVERASETTIEMTGMGADFIPEEPMDNTAGVVAAELGAPAHITIDKGVRPSSGLGSSAASAAGAAVALAELYDRDLSQRELVRVAAEGEAAVSGDAHADNVAPAILGGFTVVRDDGIERVVADLSLVVCLPDIVVSTRDARAVVPESAAIEDLVDTVGSAATLSIGMCRNDPERVGRGLEEHLVTPARADLIDGYDTACEAAREAGATGVTVSGAGPAILAVCRDDDQRQVASALVDGFERDGVDATAYRSRVGDGATIF; encoded by the coding sequence CCGTCCGCGCGCCGGCGACGAGTGCGAACCTCGGCAGCGGCTTCGACGTCTTCGGGGTGGCGCTCGACCGACCCGCGGACGTCGTCCACGTCGAGCGCGCATCGGAGACGACAATCGAGATGACTGGAATGGGCGCGGACTTCATCCCCGAGGAGCCGATGGACAACACGGCCGGCGTGGTCGCCGCGGAGCTCGGCGCGCCCGCCCACATCACCATCGACAAGGGCGTCCGGCCGTCGTCGGGCCTCGGGTCGTCGGCCGCCAGCGCCGCGGGCGCCGCGGTCGCGCTCGCGGAACTGTACGACCGCGACCTCAGCCAGCGCGAACTCGTCCGGGTCGCCGCGGAGGGGGAGGCTGCGGTCTCCGGGGACGCGCACGCGGACAACGTCGCCCCCGCCATCCTCGGCGGGTTCACGGTCGTCCGCGACGACGGCATCGAGCGCGTCGTCGCGGACCTCTCGCTGGTCGTCTGCCTCCCGGACATCGTCGTCTCGACGCGGGACGCCCGCGCCGTCGTCCCCGAGTCGGCGGCCATCGAGGACCTCGTCGACACCGTCGGGTCGGCGGCGACGCTCTCTATCGGTATGTGCCGCAACGACCCCGAGCGCGTCGGCCGCGGCCTCGAAGAACACCTCGTCACGCCCGCTCGCGCGGACCTCATCGACGGCTACGACACCGCCTGCGAGGCCGCCCGCGAGGCCGGCGCGACGGGCGTCACGGTCAGTGGAGCGGGGCCGGCGATTCTCGCCGTCTGCCGCGACGACGACCAGCGACAGGTCGCCAGCGCGCTCGTCGACGGCTTCGAGCGCGACGGCGTCGACGCGACCGCGTACCGGTCGCGCGTCGGCGACGGCGCGACCATCTTCTGA